One window of the Lathamus discolor isolate bLatDis1 chromosome W, bLatDis1.hap1, whole genome shotgun sequence genome contains the following:
- the LOC136004449 gene encoding LOW QUALITY PROTEIN: putative solute carrier family 22 member 31 (The sequence of the model RefSeq protein was modified relative to this genomic sequence to represent the inferred CDS: inserted 1 base in 1 codon; deleted 1 base in 1 codon): MEAEQLATQSGPALLLESARWLLTTQQLERARETLQALAKGNGSSSDDSSCHQESLHLGSPQPWYHALCEIFSTRVIWKKSDILSLTMFISSGIRHCFTCNLAPHLSHFFSCYLVLVGTKATAYLFFFLTVERLGHHAILQLCTIFTGISSLLLLAFTQYLLDLIILTLSMVGIIAFHAITMLSIFFATKVLPTVVRGAGLGLAVEASFMSKALAPITAIPTAXSFLHHVVFAFFGILAILSIMLLPETQGRSLPQSLQDNESQAGPPLFHWLSHKDHMPLLIPYGIPHDYTHLTTSIKRMLGSLATPHKI, from the exons atggaagcagagcaactggcaacacagag TGGCCCAGCGCTGCTGCTGGAGTCAGCACGCTGGCTGCTGACtacacagcagctggagagggcCAGGGAGACCCTGCAAGCACTGGCCAAAGGCAATGGTTCCAGCTCTGACGACAGCTCCTGCCACCAGGAAAGCCTCCATCTGG GGTCTCCACAGCCCTGGTACCATGCCCTCTGCGAGATCTTCAGCACCAGGGTCATCTGGAAGAAAAGTGACATCCTCAGCCTCACAAT GTTCATCAGCTCTGGCATCCGCCACTGCTTCACCTGCAACCTGGCGCCCCACCTATCCCACTTCTTCTCCTGCTATTTAGTGCTGGTGGGCACCAAGGCGACTGCctacctctttttcttcttgacagTTGAGCGCTTGGGGCACCATGCTATCCTCCAGCTCTGCACCATCTTCACAGGCatctcctccctcctgctgctggccttTACCCAGT ACCTGCTGGACCTCATCATCCTGACCTTATCCATGGTTGGCATCATCGCATTCCATGCCATCACCATGCTCAGCATCTTCTTTGCCACCAAGGTCCTCCCCACTGTGGTCAG gggagctgggctgggcctGGCTGTGGAGGCCAGTTTCATGAGCAAGGCATTGGCCCCCATCACTGCCATCCCAACAG ATAGCTTCTTGCACCATGTTGTCTTTGCCTTCTTCGGCATCCTCGCCATCCTCAGCATCATGCTGCTGCCAGAAACCCAGGGCCGCAGCCTGCCCCAATCCCTGCAGGACAACGAGAGCCAG GCTGGTCCCCCCCTCTTCCACTGGCTGTCCCACAAGGACCACATGCCCCTGCTCATCCCCTACGGCATTCCCCATGATTACACCCACCTCACCACCTCCATCAAGAGGATGCTGGGCTCCCTGGCCACCCCCCACAAGATATAG